A DNA window from Ranitomeya imitator isolate aRanImi1 chromosome 2, aRanImi1.pri, whole genome shotgun sequence contains the following coding sequences:
- the LOC138665069 gene encoding WAP four-disulfide core domain protein 3-like, with protein MKITHVSVLLLLLPLSTLVISASVKIDDYGLYNNIIFNTKPGSCPPQRYYIKSEHEVYHRLCIRDTECPGDFKCCLDNGHTICKPPAKEKTGTCPSFTNAFSSAEKCNDYCSSDSECPGTFKCCLKTCGRTCVPTLHDMGKPSIESTARTGFCPQEEISNCAVKERAFCDAASCLDGYKCCPKICRTECQKALTERPGGCPTSAPCVFESDSNACSSDYDCSPLFKCCAICGNRCVKALNIPSFLHNSTGTIFLIGGGK; from the exons ATGAAGATAACACACGTCTCCGTTCTGCTCTTGCTGCTTCCGCTTTCTACCTTGGTCATCAGTGCGTCAGTGAAGATCGACGATTACG GCTTGTATAATAATATCATCTTCAATACCAAGCCAGGAAGTTGCCCCCCTCAGAGGTACTATATCAAGAGTGAACACGAGGTATATCACAGGCTCTGTATCCGCGACACCGAATGCCCAGGGGACTTTAAGTGCTGTCTTGATAATGGCCACACCATTTGCAAACCTCCTGCCAAGG AAAAAACAGGCACATGTCCATCTTTCACTAATGCTTTCTCTTCTGCTGAAAAATGCAATGACTACTGCTCATCGGATTCAGAATGCCCTGGAACTTTCAAGTGTTGCCTAAAGACTTGCGGACGTACCTGTGTACCTACTTTACATGATATGGGCAAACCAAGCATTGAGTCCACAGCAA GAACAGGATTTTGTCCTCAAGAGGAGATTTCTAACTGTGCAGTTAAAGAAAGAGCGTTTTGTGATGCTGCCTCATGTCTGGATGGCTACAAGTGCTGTCCCAAAATCTGCAGAACGGAATGCCAGAAAGCGCTTACAG AAAGACCCGGTGGATGTCCTACCAGCGCACCATGTGTTTTTGAAAGTGACAGCAACGCCTGCTCATCTGACTATGACTGCTCACCTTTATTCAAGTGCTGCGCAATTTGCGGAAACAGATGTGTTAAAGCGCTGAACA TTCCTTCATTCCTCCATAATAGCACTGGCACAATATTCTTGATCGGTGGAGGAAAATGA